From Deferrisoma camini S3R1, the proteins below share one genomic window:
- a CDS encoding KdsC family phosphatase, whose product MAYDMMDAIERAKRVKLVVLDVHGVLTNGMVLFNEDGVKFQVFHHDDGFGANVLMMSGIEVALLTRKSKIVFARAQEVGIKRVYAAKEKWAKMEEIMAEIGIGPDEVCYVGDEVIDLGAMRRVGFAVCPANGVPEVRDAAHLITHRAGGEGMLRELAEFILRAQGRWGALVEKIANMGWG is encoded by the coding sequence ATGGCCTACGACATGATGGATGCGATCGAGCGGGCCAAGCGCGTGAAACTGGTGGTCCTGGACGTCCACGGCGTGCTCACGAACGGCATGGTCCTGTTCAACGAGGACGGCGTGAAGTTCCAGGTGTTCCACCACGACGACGGGTTCGGGGCCAACGTGCTGATGATGTCGGGCATCGAGGTGGCGCTGCTCACCCGCAAGTCCAAGATCGTGTTCGCCCGGGCCCAGGAGGTGGGCATCAAGCGGGTGTACGCGGCCAAGGAGAAGTGGGCCAAGATGGAGGAGATCATGGCCGAGATCGGCATCGGCCCCGACGAGGTGTGCTACGTGGGCGACGAGGTCATCGACCTGGGCGCCATGCGCCGGGTGGGATTCGCGGTGTGCCCGGCCAACGGGGTCCCCGAGGTCCGGGACGCGGCCCATCTCATCACCCACAGGGCCGGCGGCGAGGGCATGCTGCGGGAGCTGGCCGAGTTCATCCTCAGGGCCCAGGGCCGATGGGGCGCCCTGGTGGAGAAGATCGCGAACATGGGCTGGGGCTGA
- a CDS encoding PEP/pyruvate-binding domain-containing protein, translating to MSRKDIAWFEECRKDDTPLVGGKCASLGELLAAEIRVPPGFAVTTEAYYHFLTRAGIKEPICKVLRRIRDGVPVHEVGEETRRMVLEAPIPAEVEAGIRASYRALCDRCGVEDLPVAVRSSATLEDMADASFAGQQDTYLWVRGEDEVVDKVKRCWASLFSDRVIAYREEKGFTHENVRISVGVQKMVRARTSGVLFTLNPVNGDRSKVAINAAWGFGEGVVSGDITPDDFLVDKVTFDILRRTVVPKPEAYLLDPAAGRVCRMGVPEADRAKPSLSDDEIQELTRLARRIEKHYGRPMDVEWAVDADLPFPESIVTLQARPETVWSQKPARTVAKEKPKSALDAIVGKLLAGVPVQNKAQTVGGV from the coding sequence ATGAGCCGAAAAGACATCGCGTGGTTCGAGGAGTGTCGCAAGGACGACACCCCGCTGGTGGGGGGCAAGTGCGCCAGCCTCGGGGAGCTGCTCGCGGCCGAGATCCGGGTGCCGCCCGGGTTCGCCGTGACCACCGAGGCCTACTACCACTTCCTCACCCGGGCCGGCATCAAGGAGCCCATCTGCAAGGTGCTGCGCCGCATCCGCGACGGGGTGCCGGTGCACGAGGTCGGTGAGGAGACCCGCCGCATGGTGCTGGAGGCCCCGATCCCCGCGGAGGTGGAGGCAGGCATCCGGGCCTCCTACCGGGCCCTGTGCGACCGGTGCGGGGTGGAGGACCTGCCGGTGGCCGTTCGCTCCAGCGCCACCCTCGAGGACATGGCGGACGCCTCCTTTGCCGGTCAGCAGGACACCTACCTCTGGGTCCGAGGGGAGGACGAGGTGGTGGACAAGGTCAAGCGCTGCTGGGCCAGCCTGTTCAGCGACCGGGTCATCGCCTACCGGGAGGAGAAGGGGTTCACCCACGAGAACGTGCGGATCTCGGTGGGCGTCCAGAAGATGGTCCGGGCCCGGACCTCGGGGGTCCTGTTCACCCTGAACCCGGTGAACGGCGACCGCTCCAAGGTGGCCATCAACGCCGCCTGGGGCTTTGGCGAAGGGGTGGTCTCGGGCGACATCACCCCCGACGACTTCCTGGTGGACAAGGTCACCTTCGACATCTTGCGGCGCACCGTGGTGCCCAAGCCCGAGGCCTACCTGCTGGACCCAGCGGCAGGACGGGTGTGCCGGATGGGGGTGCCCGAGGCCGACCGGGCCAAGCCTTCCCTGTCGGACGACGAGATCCAGGAGCTCACCCGGCTCGCCCGCCGGATCGAGAAGCACTACGGCCGGCCCATGGACGTGGAGTGGGCCGTGGACGCCGACCTCCCCTTCCCGGAGAGCATCGTGACCCTCCAGGCCCGGCCGGAGACGGTGTGGTCCCAGAAACCGGCCCGAACCGTGGCGAAGGAGAAGCCCAAGTCGGCCCTGGACGCCATCGTGGGCAAGCTGCTGGCCGGGGTGCCGGTCCAGAACAAGGCCCAGACCGTGGGGGGCGTGTGA
- the ppcB gene encoding phenylphosphate carboxylase subunit beta, which produces MDLRDFIARCEEEGQLKRIGAEVDWDLELSHVAKLVEEQEGPALLFENVKDYDSPVFTGAFATTQRLALALDKPTHLSLCELTREWMKLAVDKIIPAQEVESGPVFENEYSGDDVDIFRFPSPRFFEKDGGRYIGTAVFLVTRDPETGGINLGTYRMQAQEKNRIGVQILKGKRGDRILKKYKKAGQKMPACVVIGCDPLLMLAGSAMVAKASEYDVVGSLRGEPVTVTQGKVTGLPIPADAEIVLEGWIDPDDLRPEGPFGEYTGYYTDELFHPIPKPSMVVERVYHRNKPILWATSVGRPVTDNHWMLAFVRGATLWTELEKMRIPGIESVYLPPEACGRFWAIVSVRQMYPGHASQVAAAVVASNTCTYGTKGVIVVDHDVRADDLPRVWWALATRFDPARDTQIIQRGRSTPLDPALDPDSNKLITSRILLDATVPFEWEQKPVEVALVPEVVERIKKRWKELGLDD; this is translated from the coding sequence ATGGACCTCAGGGACTTCATCGCCCGCTGCGAGGAAGAGGGGCAGCTCAAGCGGATCGGCGCCGAGGTGGACTGGGACCTGGAGCTCAGCCACGTGGCCAAGCTCGTGGAAGAACAGGAGGGGCCGGCCCTCCTGTTCGAGAACGTCAAGGATTACGACAGCCCCGTGTTCACGGGTGCGTTCGCCACCACCCAGCGGCTGGCCCTGGCCCTGGACAAACCCACCCATCTGAGCCTGTGCGAGCTCACCCGCGAGTGGATGAAGCTCGCGGTGGACAAGATCATCCCGGCCCAGGAGGTGGAGTCGGGACCGGTGTTTGAAAACGAGTACAGCGGCGACGACGTGGACATCTTCCGGTTCCCCTCGCCCCGGTTCTTCGAGAAGGACGGCGGCCGCTACATCGGCACGGCCGTGTTCCTGGTGACCCGCGACCCCGAGACCGGCGGGATCAACCTGGGCACCTACCGCATGCAGGCCCAGGAGAAGAACCGCATCGGGGTCCAGATCCTCAAGGGCAAGCGGGGCGACCGCATCCTGAAGAAGTACAAGAAGGCCGGGCAGAAGATGCCCGCCTGCGTGGTGATCGGGTGCGATCCCCTGCTCATGCTCGCGGGAAGCGCCATGGTGGCCAAGGCCAGCGAGTACGACGTGGTGGGGTCGCTCCGGGGCGAGCCGGTCACGGTCACCCAGGGCAAGGTCACCGGCCTTCCGATCCCGGCCGACGCGGAGATCGTGCTCGAGGGCTGGATCGACCCCGACGATCTGCGGCCCGAGGGGCCCTTCGGCGAGTACACCGGGTACTACACCGACGAGCTGTTCCACCCCATTCCCAAGCCCTCCATGGTGGTCGAACGCGTGTACCACCGGAACAAGCCGATCCTGTGGGCCACGTCGGTGGGCCGCCCGGTCACCGACAACCATTGGATGCTGGCGTTCGTGCGCGGGGCCACCCTGTGGACCGAGCTGGAGAAGATGCGGATCCCCGGGATCGAGTCGGTGTACCTGCCGCCCGAGGCCTGCGGCCGGTTCTGGGCCATCGTGAGCGTGCGCCAGATGTACCCCGGCCACGCCAGCCAGGTGGCGGCCGCGGTGGTGGCCAGCAACACCTGCACCTACGGCACGAAGGGGGTGATCGTGGTGGACCACGACGTGCGCGCCGACGACCTGCCCCGGGTCTGGTGGGCCCTGGCCACCCGTTTCGACCCGGCCCGGGACACCCAGATCATCCAGCGCGGCCGCTCCACGCCCTTGGACCCGGCCCTGGACCCCGACTCCAACAAGCTCATCACCTCCCGCATCCTGCTGGACGCCACCGTTCCGTTCGAGTGGGAGCAGAAGCCGGTGGAGGTGGCCCTGGTGCCCGAGGTGGTGGAGCGGATCAAGAAACGCTGGAAGGAGCTGGGGCTGGACGACTGA
- a CDS encoding DUF120 domain-containing protein, producing MKTDSASARPQGAPVRIEGVVSSGRGEAAGFVDLPWVVEQVRERAGFRPFPGTLNILVRDPASLARWQRVRRVPGFLLEPGDPSFCSAACYPVLVADRVPGVIVRPHIPSYPEGLVEVLAATCLRQELGLRDGDRCSLALYQFAIKMSS from the coding sequence GTGAAAACCGATTCCGCCTCGGCCCGCCCCCAGGGGGCACCGGTGCGGATCGAAGGGGTGGTCTCCTCGGGCAGGGGCGAGGCGGCGGGGTTCGTGGACCTCCCCTGGGTGGTCGAACAGGTGCGGGAACGGGCGGGGTTCCGCCCGTTCCCGGGCACCCTGAACATCCTGGTGCGCGATCCCGCTTCCCTGGCGCGGTGGCAACGGGTCCGCCGGGTTCCGGGGTTCCTCCTGGAGCCCGGCGACCCTTCCTTTTGCTCGGCCGCCTGCTACCCGGTGCTCGTGGCCGACCGGGTTCCCGGCGTGATCGTGCGTCCCCACATCCCCTCCTACCCCGAAGGCCTGGTCGAGGTGCTCGCGGCCACGTGCCTCCGACAGGAGCTCGGCCTGCGGGACGGGGACCGGTGCTCCCTGGCCTTATATCAATTTGCGATCAAGATGAGCTCATAG
- the ppcA gene encoding phenylphosphate carboxylase subunit alpha → MAYRYYKDNREFIEALRATGDLVTVEPEVDWDLELGAIVRRVCELQGPSPHFKKIKDYPGFEALGAPLATYRKLAVSLGLPADTPIPEIGRAYVERTERGEPLKPRVVDRSRAPCKQNVWTGDDANLFNLPAPMVHDGDGGRYLATWHMVVAKDPDTGEVNWGMYRQMVFDEKTMVGPVLPFSDMGKMFFNKYVPRNQPMPFATVIGMDPLSGVAACAPSPIPEDEFASLLMGEAVEVVKCETSDLLVPAHAEIIIEGEVLPGVWLEEAPFGEYTGYRTSPRERRTVYRIRAITFRDNPILTVSNMGVPTDEGQLLRSFSLSLEMEKLLRSQGIPITGVYMWPESTHHMVVIGTRHAYTGIAHQIANLVFGSKLGPWFHMVVVVDENTDIYNKNQVIHALATRCHPVNGIHIYENDVGTPLNPYATPAERRLGKGAKVLFDCLFPRDWQPSDIPILVAFDTVYPQEVRDKVLANWKAYGFSE, encoded by the coding sequence ATGGCGTACCGCTACTACAAGGACAACCGCGAGTTCATCGAGGCCCTGCGGGCCACCGGAGACCTGGTCACGGTGGAGCCCGAGGTGGACTGGGACCTGGAGCTCGGGGCCATCGTCCGGCGGGTGTGCGAGCTCCAAGGCCCGTCGCCCCACTTCAAGAAGATCAAAGACTACCCCGGCTTCGAGGCCCTGGGCGCGCCCTTGGCCACCTACCGGAAGCTGGCGGTGTCCCTGGGGCTTCCGGCCGACACCCCGATCCCGGAGATCGGCAGGGCCTATGTGGAGCGCACCGAGCGGGGCGAGCCCCTCAAGCCCAGGGTGGTGGACCGCAGCCGGGCCCCGTGCAAGCAGAACGTGTGGACGGGCGACGACGCCAACCTGTTCAACCTGCCCGCGCCCATGGTCCACGACGGCGACGGCGGCCGGTACCTGGCCACCTGGCACATGGTGGTGGCCAAGGACCCGGACACCGGCGAGGTGAACTGGGGCATGTACCGCCAGATGGTGTTCGACGAGAAGACCATGGTGGGCCCGGTGCTGCCGTTCTCCGACATGGGCAAGATGTTCTTCAACAAGTACGTGCCCCGAAACCAGCCCATGCCGTTCGCCACGGTGATCGGCATGGACCCGCTATCCGGCGTGGCCGCCTGCGCGCCCTCGCCGATCCCGGAGGACGAGTTCGCGAGCCTCCTCATGGGCGAGGCGGTGGAGGTGGTGAAGTGCGAGACCTCGGACCTGCTGGTGCCGGCCCACGCCGAGATCATCATCGAGGGCGAGGTGCTGCCGGGCGTCTGGCTCGAGGAGGCGCCGTTCGGGGAGTACACCGGCTACCGCACCTCGCCCCGGGAGCGGCGCACCGTGTACCGGATCCGGGCGATCACCTTCCGGGACAACCCGATCCTCACCGTGTCGAACATGGGCGTGCCCACGGACGAGGGCCAGCTCCTACGATCGTTCTCCCTGAGCCTCGAGATGGAGAAGCTCCTGCGTAGCCAGGGCATCCCGATCACCGGCGTGTACATGTGGCCCGAGTCCACCCACCACATGGTGGTGATCGGCACCCGCCACGCCTACACGGGCATCGCCCATCAGATCGCCAACCTGGTGTTCGGCAGCAAGCTGGGCCCCTGGTTCCACATGGTGGTGGTGGTGGACGAGAACACCGACATCTACAACAAGAACCAAGTGATCCACGCCCTGGCCACCCGGTGCCATCCGGTCAACGGCATCCACATCTACGAGAACGACGTGGGAACTCCCTTGAACCCCTACGCCACCCCGGCCGAGCGACGCCTGGGCAAGGGCGCCAAGGTGCTGTTCGACTGCCTGTTCCCGCGGGACTGGCAGCCCTCTGACATCCCGATCCTGGTGGCGTTCGACACGGTCTACCCCCAGGAGGTCCGGGACAAGGTGTTGGCCAACTGGAAGGCATACGGGTTTTCCGAATAA
- a CDS encoding PEP-utilizing enzyme codes for MANGGGFPSPHDVFTIPGTEGWERMYPYHYRFGADDPERKEYEASMFWFYDGLHYPEPIYPFDMIWDEAWFLALSQYNTRIFIVPPALGVDHRIINGRIYITPVPVKDPSEIPARVEHFMKRAGYYYENWDELYAKWETKMKGVIEELDKLTIPELPDMEEDSVVFDAVGRSSGYELLTAYDRLIQLGILAWQYHFEFLNLGYAAYVTLLDFCQKAFPGIPLQRVTQMVSGIDVILYQPDEELKGLARLACELGIEDEILVERSVEELFEELKKTNDGRLWEQRFEKAKYPWFYISTGTGWFHHDPAWIDELEIPLSSIRMYIQKLKKGESLERPLGELKRERDRIISEYRELLGSDDDREMFDNLVGTAQRVFPYVESHLFYVEHWFHSIFWNKMREVSRRFVTAGFWDDVEDIWLLNRHEIKQAMWDMVTAWATGTQPMGRLHWGPEIAWRKQVMEKFKEWTPPPAVGTPPETITEPFTIVLWGITSETMAAWSKGKEAGEGPVRELTGFAGSPGVVEGPARVCRTVSEISTLQDGEILVCPTTSPSWAPAFTKIKAAVTDVGGIMCHAAIVCREYGLPAVVGTGNATQAFKTGQKIRVDGNTGVVSIVEE; via the coding sequence ATGGCGAACGGCGGCGGCTTTCCCAGTCCCCACGACGTCTTCACGATCCCCGGAACCGAGGGGTGGGAGCGGATGTACCCCTACCATTACCGGTTCGGGGCCGACGATCCCGAGCGCAAGGAGTACGAGGCGTCGATGTTCTGGTTCTACGACGGCCTCCACTACCCGGAACCGATCTACCCCTTCGACATGATCTGGGACGAGGCGTGGTTCCTGGCCCTGTCCCAGTACAACACCCGGATCTTCATCGTGCCCCCCGCCCTGGGTGTGGACCACCGCATCATCAACGGCCGCATCTACATCACCCCGGTGCCGGTGAAGGACCCGTCCGAGATCCCCGCCCGGGTCGAGCATTTCATGAAGCGGGCCGGGTACTACTACGAGAACTGGGACGAGCTCTACGCCAAGTGGGAAACCAAGATGAAGGGTGTGATCGAGGAGCTGGACAAGCTCACGATCCCCGAGCTGCCCGACATGGAGGAGGACTCGGTCGTGTTCGACGCCGTGGGCCGGAGCAGCGGCTACGAGCTGCTCACCGCCTACGACCGGCTCATCCAGCTCGGCATCCTGGCCTGGCAGTACCACTTCGAGTTCCTGAACCTGGGGTATGCGGCGTACGTGACGCTCCTGGACTTCTGCCAAAAGGCCTTCCCCGGGATCCCCCTGCAGCGGGTCACCCAGATGGTCAGCGGCATCGACGTGATCCTGTACCAGCCCGACGAGGAGCTCAAGGGCCTGGCCCGCCTGGCCTGCGAGCTGGGCATCGAGGACGAGATCCTCGTGGAGCGCTCGGTGGAGGAGCTGTTCGAGGAGCTCAAGAAGACGAACGACGGCCGCCTGTGGGAGCAGCGGTTCGAGAAGGCCAAGTACCCCTGGTTCTACATCTCCACCGGCACGGGCTGGTTCCACCACGACCCGGCCTGGATCGACGAACTGGAGATCCCCCTGAGCTCCATCCGCATGTACATCCAGAAGCTCAAGAAGGGCGAGTCCCTGGAGCGGCCCCTGGGTGAGCTCAAGCGGGAGCGGGACCGGATCATCTCGGAGTACCGGGAGCTGCTGGGCTCGGACGACGACCGGGAGATGTTCGACAACTTGGTGGGCACGGCCCAGAGGGTGTTCCCGTACGTGGAGAGCCACCTGTTCTACGTGGAGCACTGGTTCCACTCGATCTTCTGGAACAAGATGCGCGAGGTGTCGCGCCGCTTCGTGACGGCCGGGTTCTGGGACGACGTGGAGGACATCTGGCTCCTGAACCGCCACGAGATCAAGCAGGCCATGTGGGACATGGTCACCGCGTGGGCCACCGGCACCCAGCCCATGGGCAGGCTCCACTGGGGACCGGAGATCGCCTGGCGCAAGCAGGTGATGGAGAAGTTCAAGGAGTGGACGCCCCCTCCGGCCGTGGGCACCCCCCCCGAGACGATCACCGAGCCGTTCACCATCGTGCTGTGGGGCATCACGAGCGAGACCATGGCCGCCTGGTCCAAGGGCAAGGAGGCCGGCGAGGGCCCGGTGCGGGAGCTCACCGGGTTCGCGGGAAGCCCCGGCGTGGTGGAGGGCCCGGCCCGGGTCTGCCGCACCGTGTCCGAGATCTCCACGCTGCAGGACGGCGAGATCCTGGTGTGCCCCACCACGAGCCCCAGCTGGGCGCCGGCGTTCACCAAGATCAAGGCCGCGGTCACCGACGTGGGCGGCATCATGTGCCACGCCGCCATCGTGTGCCGGGAGTACGGGCTGCCCGCCGTGGTGGGCACGGGCAACGCCACCCAGGCGTTCAAGACCGGTCAGAAGATCCGTGTGGACGGCAACACCGGCGTCGTCTCGATCGTCGAGGAGTAG
- a CDS encoding HAD family hydrolase, giving the protein MVRCVLFDLEGTLVDFQWKLEEAEAELRRAAAGVLGCGPERFAGLNYAGIWEAAMEAGSPALRARMEQTLGPIYDRYDLDAATRWTLRPGAAPVLTRLRELGVPTALVTNVGRRAATHILSRLGIDRQFGVVVTRNDVARMKPAPDGIRKALDALGTTATEALMVGDSLSDIGAARAAGCRVAIVLGGESTEAAIRAARPDLVLTDLREVVGSLCEPLECRKAGRPKAQSY; this is encoded by the coding sequence ATGGTCCGGTGCGTGCTGTTCGATCTGGAGGGAACGCTCGTGGACTTCCAGTGGAAGCTGGAAGAGGCCGAGGCCGAGCTGCGCCGGGCCGCAGCCGGGGTTCTGGGATGCGGCCCAGAGCGGTTCGCCGGCTTGAACTACGCGGGCATCTGGGAGGCCGCGATGGAGGCGGGCTCCCCGGCCCTGCGCGCCCGCATGGAGCAAACCCTGGGGCCCATCTACGACCGGTACGACCTGGACGCCGCCACTCGCTGGACCCTGCGGCCGGGCGCCGCCCCGGTGCTCACCCGGCTCCGGGAGCTCGGAGTCCCCACGGCCCTCGTGACCAACGTGGGCCGTAGGGCGGCAACCCACATCCTGAGCCGGCTGGGCATCGATCGGCAGTTCGGGGTGGTGGTGACCCGAAACGACGTGGCTCGGATGAAGCCTGCCCCCGACGGCATCCGTAAGGCTCTCGACGCCCTGGGCACGACCGCGACCGAGGCCCTGATGGTGGGGGACAGCCTCTCCGACATCGGGGCCGCCCGGGCCGCCGGCTGCCGGGTGGCCATCGTGCTGGGGGGCGAGAGCACCGAGGCGGCGATCCGGGCCGCCCGGCCCGACCTGGTGCTGACCGACCTGCGGGAGGTCGTGGGTTCGCTCTGCGAGCCGCTGGAATGCCGGAAAGCCGGAAGGCCAAAAGCCCAAAGCTATTGA
- a CDS encoding LysR family transcriptional regulator, whose protein sequence is MLNFNQLRTFYEAARSGSFTRAAEALCVTQPAVSGQIRALEEALGLRLFRRRGRNMVLTEAGALVFRQAERVFALEREIEGLVEELRTVRQGLLKVGTTKTYARYVMPDILGRFHAAYPGIRIVLDEGASAAVVRSVVEGRSEMAVVGLAEPVRGLRCVPFRREEVVLFAAPGHPLAGRGEVGFSELAGELMVLKEEGSTTRTLVRGACRRHGVSPKVLVETSNLEFIKDVVARGEGVSFLVRCAVEEELRAGKVVEIPLRDERLWLDVFIVCPEPDVLSPAAQAFLEILEES, encoded by the coding sequence ATGCTCAACTTCAACCAGTTACGAACGTTCTACGAGGCCGCACGGAGCGGAAGCTTCACTCGGGCGGCGGAGGCCCTGTGCGTCACCCAGCCGGCCGTGTCGGGGCAGATCCGGGCCCTGGAAGAGGCCCTGGGGCTTCGCCTGTTCCGACGTCGGGGTCGGAACATGGTGCTGACCGAGGCCGGGGCCCTCGTGTTCCGGCAGGCCGAGCGGGTGTTCGCTCTGGAGAGGGAGATCGAGGGGCTCGTGGAGGAGCTCCGGACCGTGCGGCAGGGGCTGCTCAAGGTGGGCACCACCAAGACGTACGCCCGGTACGTCATGCCCGACATCCTGGGCCGGTTCCACGCCGCATACCCCGGGATCCGGATCGTGCTGGACGAGGGGGCGTCCGCGGCGGTGGTTCGATCGGTGGTCGAAGGCCGCAGCGAGATGGCCGTGGTGGGTCTGGCCGAACCGGTCCGGGGACTGCGGTGCGTTCCGTTCCGGAGGGAGGAGGTGGTGCTGTTCGCCGCCCCGGGCCATCCCCTGGCGGGCCGGGGAGAGGTGGGGTTTTCGGAGCTGGCGGGGGAGCTGATGGTCCTCAAGGAGGAGGGCTCGACCACCCGCACCCTGGTGCGCGGCGCCTGTCGGCGGCACGGCGTGTCGCCCAAGGTGCTGGTGGAAACCAGCAATTTGGAGTTCATCAAGGACGTGGTGGCCCGGGGGGAGGGGGTCTCGTTTCTGGTTCGGTGCGCCGTGGAGGAGGAGCTGAGGGCGGGGAAGGTGGTGGAGATCCCGCTCCGGGACGAGCGCCTGTGGCTCGACGTGTTCATCGTGTGCCCGGAGCCGGACGTGCTCTCCCCTGCCGCGCAGGCGTTCCTGGAGATCCTGGAGGAAAGCTAG
- the tgt gene encoding tRNA guanosine(34) transglycosylase Tgt, with amino-acid sequence MDTQPPGFSLLAVDPTGARRGRLHLAHGTVETPAFMPVGTQGTVKAMTPEELEGLGAEIVLGNTYHLYLRPGCDVIRVFGGLHRFMHWDRPILTDSGGFQVFSLGPLRRIREEGVEFRSHLDGSRHLLTPERVVEIQEVLGSDVMMVLDECPPHTAEPKYLEQSLERTHRWAVRSLAARTRPELALFAILQGGVNPTLRKRSAEFLRDHPFDGYALGGLSVGEGQELMLATVEATTPHLSADKPRYLMGVGTPEDIVEAVARGVDLFDCVLPTRTARNGLLFTSRGRLAIKHARFERDPRPPDEACECYTCRNYSRAYLRHLYKSREILASRLNTLHNLHYYLELMRRIRAAIEAGTYARFVTEFRHASAGELKD; translated from the coding sequence ATGGACACACAGCCCCCAGGTTTTTCCCTGCTCGCGGTCGATCCCACCGGCGCCCGGCGGGGACGGCTGCATCTGGCCCACGGCACGGTGGAGACCCCGGCCTTCATGCCGGTGGGAACCCAGGGGACGGTGAAGGCGATGACCCCCGAGGAGCTCGAGGGGCTCGGCGCCGAGATCGTCCTGGGCAACACGTACCACCTGTACCTGCGGCCCGGGTGCGACGTGATCCGGGTGTTCGGGGGGCTCCACCGGTTCATGCACTGGGACCGGCCGATCCTCACGGACTCGGGGGGGTTCCAGGTGTTCAGCCTGGGGCCCCTGCGCCGCATCCGCGAGGAGGGCGTGGAGTTCCGGAGCCACCTGGACGGTAGCCGGCATCTGCTGACCCCGGAGCGGGTGGTGGAGATCCAGGAGGTGCTGGGCTCGGACGTGATGATGGTGCTGGACGAGTGCCCTCCCCATACGGCCGAGCCGAAGTACCTGGAGCAGAGCCTCGAACGCACCCACCGGTGGGCCGTGCGGTCCCTCGCGGCCCGAACCCGACCGGAGTTGGCCCTGTTCGCCATCCTCCAGGGGGGGGTGAACCCGACGTTGCGGAAGCGCTCGGCCGAGTTTCTGCGGGACCACCCCTTCGACGGGTACGCCCTGGGCGGCTTGTCGGTGGGGGAGGGGCAGGAGCTCATGCTGGCCACGGTCGAGGCCACCACGCCCCACCTGTCCGCGGACAAGCCCCGGTACCTGATGGGGGTGGGCACGCCCGAGGACATCGTGGAGGCCGTGGCCCGGGGCGTGGACCTGTTCGACTGCGTGCTTCCCACCCGAACCGCCCGAAACGGTTTGCTCTTTACTTCACGAGGGCGGCTTGCTATAAAGCACGCTCGATTCGAGCGGGATCCGCGTCCGCCCGACGAGGCGTGTGAGTGCTATACCTGCCGAAACTATTCCCGGGCCTACCTGAGGCATCTGTATAAATCGCGCGAGATTTTGGCCTCGCGGCTCAACACCCTGCACAACCTGCACTACTACCTGGAGCTGATGCGCCGGATCCGGGCGGCCATCGAGGCGGGGACCTACGCACGGTTCGTCACCGAGTTCCGACATGCCTCGGCCGGGGAGTTGAAGGATTGA
- a CDS encoding phenylphosphate carboxylase subunit gamma produces the protein MAEYDAFFENLQEVPQDEEIRLVIRDLTPGRTKYRCQVVRAQVSSEPSKYPERLWPRLGRGQWVGEPWSIRVVEEVDPIPEAWR, from the coding sequence ATGGCTGAATACGACGCGTTTTTCGAGAACCTGCAGGAGGTCCCCCAGGACGAGGAGATCCGCCTCGTGATCCGGGACCTCACCCCGGGCCGGACCAAGTACCGGTGCCAGGTGGTCCGGGCCCAGGTGTCGAGTGAGCCTTCCAAGTACCCGGAAAGGCTGTGGCCCCGCCTGGGCCGGGGGCAGTGGGTGGGCGAGCCCTGGTCGATCCGGGTGGTGGAGGAGGTGGACCCCATCCCGGAAGCGTGGCGGTAG